Proteins encoded within one genomic window of Numenius arquata chromosome 12, bNumArq3.hap1.1, whole genome shotgun sequence:
- the ADRM1 gene encoding proteasomal ubiquitin receptor ADRM1 isoform X1, translating into MSSGALFPSLVPGSRGSSSKYLVEFRAGKMSLKGSTVTPDKRKGLVYIQQTDDSLIHFCWKDRTSGNVEDDLIIFPDDCEFKRVPQCTTGRVYVLKFKAGSKRLFFWMQEPKTDKDEEHCRKVNEYLNNPPMPGALGGNASGGHELSALGGEGGLQSLLGNMSHNQLMQLIGPTGLGGLGGLGALTGPGLASLLGSGGPPTSSSSSSSRSQSAAVTPSSTTSSTRVTPAPSVPAAASVTSPSPAPSSGNGTSSATSPTQPIQLSDLQNILATMNVPSGAGGQQVDLATVLTPEIMAPILANAEVQERLMPYLPSGESLPQTAEEIQNTLTSPQFQQALSMFSAALASGQLGPLMSQFGLPTEAVDAANKGDVEAFAKAMQNSVKSDQKEGDSKDKKDEEEDMSLD; encoded by the exons aTGTCTTCAGGCGCGTTATTTCCAAGCCTGGTGCCAGGCTCCCGGGGCTCTTCGAGCAAATACCTGGTGGAATTTCGGGCAGGGAAGATGTCGCTGAAAGGCAGCACCGTGACCCCCGACAAGAGAAAAGGCCTTGTGTACATCCAGCAAACTGATGACTCCCTCATTCACTTCTGCTGGAAGGACAGGACTTCGGGCAACGTTGAGGAT gatttgattatttttcctgaCGACTGTGAATTCAAGAGGGTACCTCAGTGCACCACCGGCCGTGTGTATGTATTGAAGTTCAAGGCAGGATCAAAACGACTCTTCTTCTGGATGCAG GAGCCAAAGACAGACAAGGATGAAGAACACTGCCGTAAGGTGAACGAGTATCTCAACAACCCACCGATGCCAGGGGCTTTGGGTGGAAATGCCAGCGGGGGCCACGAGCTCTCGGCGTTAGGAG gtGAGGGTGGCTTGCAAAGCCTTCTTGGAAACATGAGCCATAACCAGCTCATGCAGCTGATCGGACCAACGGGCTTAGGAGGACTTG GTGGGCTGGGGGCGCTGACGGGGCCTGGGCTGGCCAGTCTGCTTGGAAGTGGGGGACCCCCGACCAGCAGCTCATCCTCAAG CTCTCGCAGCCAATCAGCTGCCGTGACACCATCTTCCACGACTTCTTCTACGCGTGTAACGCCCGCCCCGTCCGTCCCGGCGGCCGCCTCGGTGACCAGTCCGAGCCCCGCTCCCAGTTCGGGGAATGGAACCAGCTCAGCCACGAGCCCAACCCAACCCATCCAGCTGAGTGACCTTCAGAACATTTTAGCCACCATGAACGTGCCGTCTGGAGCGGGAGGACAGCAAG TTGACCTGGCGACTGTTCTGACTCCCGAGATCATGGCCCCCATCCTGGCCAACGCTGAGGTTCAGGAGCGGTTGATGCCTTACCTCCCCTCGGGGGAGTCCCTGCCGCAGACGGCAGAGGAGATTCAGAACACCCTGACGTCTCCGCAGTTCCAGCAG GCCTTGAGCATGTTCAGCGCTGCCCTGGCCTCGGGACAGCTCGGCCCGCTCATGAGTCAGTTCGGTTTACCCACCGAGGCCGTGGATGCGGCAAATAAAGGAG ATGTAGAAGCGTTTGCCAAAGCGATGCAGAACAGCGTCAAGTCAGACCAAAAGGAAGGCGACTCCAAGGACAAGAAAGACGAAGAGGAAGATATGAGTTTAGATTAA
- the ADRM1 gene encoding proteasomal ubiquitin receptor ADRM1 isoform X2 — protein MSSGALFPSLVPGSRGSSSKYLVEFRAGKMSLKGSTVTPDKRKGLVYIQQTDDSLIHFCWKDRTSGNVEDDLIIFPDDCEFKRVPQCTTGRVYVLKFKAGSKRLFFWMQEPKTDKDEEHCRKVNEYLNNPPMPGALGGNASGGHELSALGGGLGALTGPGLASLLGSGGPPTSSSSSSSRSQSAAVTPSSTTSSTRVTPAPSVPAAASVTSPSPAPSSGNGTSSATSPTQPIQLSDLQNILATMNVPSGAGGQQVDLATVLTPEIMAPILANAEVQERLMPYLPSGESLPQTAEEIQNTLTSPQFQQALSMFSAALASGQLGPLMSQFGLPTEAVDAANKGDVEAFAKAMQNSVKSDQKEGDSKDKKDEEEDMSLD, from the exons aTGTCTTCAGGCGCGTTATTTCCAAGCCTGGTGCCAGGCTCCCGGGGCTCTTCGAGCAAATACCTGGTGGAATTTCGGGCAGGGAAGATGTCGCTGAAAGGCAGCACCGTGACCCCCGACAAGAGAAAAGGCCTTGTGTACATCCAGCAAACTGATGACTCCCTCATTCACTTCTGCTGGAAGGACAGGACTTCGGGCAACGTTGAGGAT gatttgattatttttcctgaCGACTGTGAATTCAAGAGGGTACCTCAGTGCACCACCGGCCGTGTGTATGTATTGAAGTTCAAGGCAGGATCAAAACGACTCTTCTTCTGGATGCAG GAGCCAAAGACAGACAAGGATGAAGAACACTGCCGTAAGGTGAACGAGTATCTCAACAACCCACCGATGCCAGGGGCTTTGGGTGGAAATGCCAGCGGGGGCCACGAGCTCTCGGCGTTAGGAG GTGGGCTGGGGGCGCTGACGGGGCCTGGGCTGGCCAGTCTGCTTGGAAGTGGGGGACCCCCGACCAGCAGCTCATCCTCAAG CTCTCGCAGCCAATCAGCTGCCGTGACACCATCTTCCACGACTTCTTCTACGCGTGTAACGCCCGCCCCGTCCGTCCCGGCGGCCGCCTCGGTGACCAGTCCGAGCCCCGCTCCCAGTTCGGGGAATGGAACCAGCTCAGCCACGAGCCCAACCCAACCCATCCAGCTGAGTGACCTTCAGAACATTTTAGCCACCATGAACGTGCCGTCTGGAGCGGGAGGACAGCAAG TTGACCTGGCGACTGTTCTGACTCCCGAGATCATGGCCCCCATCCTGGCCAACGCTGAGGTTCAGGAGCGGTTGATGCCTTACCTCCCCTCGGGGGAGTCCCTGCCGCAGACGGCAGAGGAGATTCAGAACACCCTGACGTCTCCGCAGTTCCAGCAG GCCTTGAGCATGTTCAGCGCTGCCCTGGCCTCGGGACAGCTCGGCCCGCTCATGAGTCAGTTCGGTTTACCCACCGAGGCCGTGGATGCGGCAAATAAAGGAG ATGTAGAAGCGTTTGCCAAAGCGATGCAGAACAGCGTCAAGTCAGACCAAAAGGAAGGCGACTCCAAGGACAAGAAAGACGAAGAGGAAGATATGAGTTTAGATTAA